The Tenrec ecaudatus isolate mTenEca1 chromosome 9, mTenEca1.hap1, whole genome shotgun sequence genome window below encodes:
- the LOC142456740 gene encoding arpin-like, producing MGLGSFKSRPGAPERSRALPGPAAPARRVSATLRPAPLLPGAGSRLGPPGAAMSRIYQDGALRHKAVRSARLPAAWDPGAHQGGNGVLLEGELVDVSRHSILDTHGRKERYYVLYVQPSSIHRRKFDPKGNELEPNFSATKKVNTGFLMSSYKVEAKGDTDRLTPEALKELVNKPELLALTASLTPDQTVAFWMPEAQMEVMELELGAGLRLKTRGDGPFLESLAKLEAGTVTRCNFAGDGKTGTSWTDNIMAQKSSEGATAEAREQGDGAEDEEWDA from the exons ATGGGGCTCGGCTCCTTTAAATCCCGCCCGGGCGCGCCCGAGCGGAGCCGCGCCCTTCCCGGACCCGCAGCCCCGGCCCGGCGCGTCTCCGCCACTCTCCGCCCCGCGCCTCTGCTCCCGGGAGCCGGCTCGCGCCTCGGGCCTCCCGGCGCGGCCATGAGCCGCATCTACCAGGACGGCGCCCTCCGGCACAAGGCGGTGCGGAGCGCGCGGCTGCCCGCCGCCTGGGACCCCGGCGCCCACCAGGG GGGCAACGGGGTCCTGCTGGAGGGAGAGCTGGTGGATGTGTCACGGCACAGCATCTTGGATACCCACGGCAGGAAG GAACGCTACTACGTGTTGTATGTCCAGCCCAGCAGCATCCACCGCCGCAAATTTGACCCCAAGGGAAATGAACTTGAACCCAACTTCAGCGCTACAAAGAAGGTGAACACGGGCTTCCTCATGTCATCGTACA AGGTAGAAGCCAAGGGGGACACGGACAGGCTCACCCCCGAGGCGCTGAAGGAGCTGGTCAATAAGCCAGAGCTGCTGGCACTGACGGCGAGCCTCACCCCAGACCAGACCGTGGCCTTCTGGATGCCCGAGGCACAGATGGAAGTGATGGAGCTCGAGCTGGGGGCCGGGTTACGGCTGAAAACGCGGGGAGATGGCCCCTTCCTGG AGTCATTAGCCAAACTGGAGGCAGGAACCGTGACCAGATGTAATTTTGCTGGGGATGGAAAGACAGGCACTTCCTGGACAGACAACATCATGGCCCAGAAGTCTTCAGAAGGGGCCACTGCGGAGGCCCGCGAGCAGGGAGACGGCGCAGAGGACGAGGAGTGG GATGCCTGA